DNA from Krasilnikovia cinnamomea:
AGCGGCGCGCGTGTCGTCCCGGGCAGCAGCAGGGCCAGTTCCGCGTCGGCCGCCTTGGCCAGGACGTCCCGAAGGGCGCTGTCGGTGCTCTCGGATGGGTCGCCGTCCTGCGGCTCGGCGTCCTGCGGGTCGGCGTTGAGCAAGGTGGCGCGCAGCGCCTCCGGGGGCACGGCGAACGGGTGGGCCCGATGGCGGGACCGCGAGCGCGGTGGTGATCCGAGCTCCAGGCTCTCGCCCCACACGGCGAGCCCGCCGGCCGCTCCGGTGACCCAGGTGCCATGGACGAGCAGCACGCCGCCTCCGTTCCTGATGGGGATCCACCGAGACTAACGACCCGATCCGACACGAAGCCGGGCGTGACCCCCGGTCGCGGGCTCCCGGCGGTGACCGGTGCCGCTGACGCTTTCCACCGGGGCACGTACGCTTCGAGGCGTGACGGCGAACCCGGAGATCGACAGCATCCTGCAGCGCGGCGCGGACGGCGGGCGGATCACCCCCGAGGAAGCGCTGCTGCTCTACACCGAGGCGCCCTTGCACGCGCTGGGCGAGGCGGCGGACGCGGTCCGGCGCCGGCGCTTCCCGGACGGCATCGTCACGTACCTGATCGATCGCAACATCAACTACACCAACGTGTGCGTCACGGCCTGCAAGTTCTGTGCCTTCTACCGGGCGCCGAAGCACGCCGAGGGCTGGTCGCACCCGATGGAGGAGATCCTGCGCCGGTGCGGCGAGGCGGTCGAGCTGGGCGCCACCCAGGTGATGCTGCAGGGCGGCCACCACCCCGACTACGGCGTCGAGTACTACGAGGAGCTGTTCTCCTCGGTCAAGCGGGCGTACCCGCGGCTGGCGATCCACTCGATCGGGCCCAGCGAGATCCTGCACATGGCCAAGGTCTCCGGCGTCTCCATCTCCGAGGCGGTCGTCCGGATCAAGGCCGCGGGCCTGGACTCCATCGCGGGCGCGGGCGCGGAGATGCTGCCGGACCGGCCGCGCAAGGCGATCGCGCCGCTCAAGGAGTCCGGGGCGCGCTGGCTGGAGGTCATGGCGGTCGCGCACCGGCACGGCCTGAGTTCCACGGCCACCATGATGATGGGTACGGGGGAGACCAACGCCGAGCGCATCGAGCACATTCGGATGATCCGCGAGGTGCAGGACCTCGCCGTGGCGAACGGCTATGTCGACGCGCCGGTCGAGCAGTCCCACGAGGTCGGCGGGTTCCGGGCCTTCATCCCGTGGACCTACCAGCCGGAGAACAACCACCTCAAGGGCCGGACGCAGGCCACCACACTGGAGTACCTGCGGTTCGTCGCGGTGTCCCGGCTCTTCTTCGACAACGTGGCGCACCTGCAGGCGTCCTGGCTGACCACGGGCAAGGACGTCGGCCAGCTCTGCCTGCACATGGGTGTGGACGACCTGGGGTCGATCATGCTGGAGGAGAACGTCATCTCCTCGGCGGGCGCCCGGCACCGGTCCAACCTGCACGAACTGATCTCGATGATCCGTACGGCCGACCGGGTCCCGGCCCAGCGCGACACCCTGTACCGGCACCTGGCCGTGCACCACACCGCGGCCGAGGACCCCACCGACGAGCGGGTCGTGTCGCACTTCTCCTCGATCGCCCTGCCCGGTGGCGGGGCCCGGCGGACCCTGCCGCTGGTCGAGGCGAGCTGACGGTATCCCCTGTCCGTCGGAGTCGCCCGGCCGTTCGGTCAGGTGCCGGTCGGCGGTCCGCACAGGAGCGGATTGCTCCTCGGTAACAGACGCGTCGTCCGTCTGTTCCCTTGCGTACCCCCTGGTTACGGTGCCTGCGTAACACCGCAACACTGAACGTCGCCACGGCATCTGACCGCCGGCGGCGGGGTCGGACCCGACCGATGGCGGTCGTATATATAACGCACCAGGCGCGGGCGGGATGGGTCACCATCCCGCCCGCGCTGTGCGTGGCGGTGGCAGAGTGGGCAACCGTGACGCGCGCAGATCTGGACAAGCAGCCGCACGAGGTCGCCGAGATGTTCGACGGCGTGGCCGAGCGGTACGACCTGACCAACACGATCCTGTCGTTCGGCCAGGACCGGGGGTGGCGCCGGGCGACCCGGGCGGCGCTGGGCCTGCGGCCGGGCGAGCGGGTGCTGGACGTCGGCGCGGGTACCGGCGTGTCCACCGAGGAGATGGC
Protein-coding regions in this window:
- the mqnC gene encoding cyclic dehypoxanthinyl futalosine synthase, which encodes MTANPEIDSILQRGADGGRITPEEALLLYTEAPLHALGEAADAVRRRRFPDGIVTYLIDRNINYTNVCVTACKFCAFYRAPKHAEGWSHPMEEILRRCGEAVELGATQVMLQGGHHPDYGVEYYEELFSSVKRAYPRLAIHSIGPSEILHMAKVSGVSISEAVVRIKAAGLDSIAGAGAEMLPDRPRKAIAPLKESGARWLEVMAVAHRHGLSSTATMMMGTGETNAERIEHIRMIREVQDLAVANGYVDAPVEQSHEVGGFRAFIPWTYQPENNHLKGRTQATTLEYLRFVAVSRLFFDNVAHLQASWLTTGKDVGQLCLHMGVDDLGSIMLEENVISSAGARHRSNLHELISMIRTADRVPAQRDTLYRHLAVHHTAAEDPTDERVVSHFSSIALPGGGARRTLPLVEAS